One genomic window of Camelina sativa cultivar DH55 chromosome 5, Cs, whole genome shotgun sequence includes the following:
- the LOC104786473 gene encoding endonuclease III homolog 1, chloroplastic-like isoform X2: MSLVVNGGAVSSTLVHNAAWFYRFRTMNRQIHGAVSSSKSLSLKTQQHHPLSDSKSEPANVVSGSETRVYTRKKRLKQEPLEPLPRKGVNTHKQLRGLPDIEDFAYKKNVASPSSRRSPETSITAVTSVKTVGNSPDNWVEVLEGIRQMRSYEDAPVDSMGCDKAGSFLPPTERRFAVLLGALLSSQTKDQVNNAAIHRLHQNGLLTPEAVDKADESTIRELIYPVGFYTRKATYMKKIARICLVKYNGDIPNSLDDLLSLPGIGPKMAHLILHIAWNDVQGICVDTHVHRICNRLGWVSRPGTKQKTTSPEETRVALQQWLPKEEWVAINPLLVGFGQMICTPLRPRCEACTITKLCPAAFKETSSPSSKLKKSNGRSKEL; encoded by the exons ATGAGTCTCGTTGTTAACGGAGGAGCCGTTTCTTCAACCCTTGTTCACAACGCCGCTTGGTTTTATCGATTTCGAACCATGAATCGCCAAATTCACGGAGCTGTATCTTCTTCTAAGTCCTTATCCTTGAAAACCCAACAACATCATCCTCTCTCTGATTCCAAATCAG AACCAGCCAATGTAGTTTCTGGGTCTGAGACTCGAGTGTATACCCGGAAGAAAAGGCTAAAGCAGGAACCTTTGGAGCCTCTGCCCAGAAAAGGAGTCAATACCCACAAA CAACTACGTGGTTTACCCGATATAGAAGATTTCGCTTACAAAAAGAATGTTGCATCTCCTTCATCTA GGAGGTCACCAGAAACTAGCATCACTGCTGTGACTTCAGTCAAAACCGTAG GAAATTCGCCTGATAACTGGGTAGAAGTGCTTGAGGGTATTCGTCAAATGAGATCTTATGAAGACGCACCAGTTGATTCTATGGGATGTGATAAGGCCGGAAGCTTTCTGCCTCCTACG GAAAGAAGATTTGCTGTCTTGCTAGGAGCACTTCTTTCAAGTCAGACAAAAGATCAAGTTAATAATG CGGCAATACATCGTCTTCATCAAAATGGCCTTCTTACTCCCGAAGCCGTTGATAAAGCTGATGAATCAACCATAAGAGAATTGATCTATCCG GTTGGATTCTATACAAGGAAGGCTACATATATGAAGAAAATAGCTAGAATTTGTCTAGTGAAATATAACGGAGACATTCCAAACTCTTTGGACGACCTACTGTCTCTTCCAGGGATTGGTCCCAAGATGGCCCATCTG ATTCTGCATATAGCATGGAATGATGTACAAGGTATATGTGTGGATACACATGTGCATCGCATTTGCAATCGACTTGGTTGGGTGTCTCGACCAGGAACCAAACAG AAAACTACATCTCCGGAGGAAACAAGAGTAGCTTTGCAACAATGGCTTCCAAAAGAAGAATGGGTCGCCATTAACCCCCTCTTG gTTGGTTTTGGACAAATGATTTGCACACCGCTAAGACCTCGTTGCGAAGCCTGCACTATCACTAAGCTTTGTCCTGCTGCATTCAAAGAGACATCAAGTCCTTCATCCAAGTTGAAGAAATCTAACGGAAGAAGCAAAGAGCTATGA
- the LOC104786475 gene encoding cell wall / vacuolar inhibitor of fructosidase 1-like produces MATMLTNHICILITSLLLFAFPTANAIPKRDVENLCRETTDFSFCLTSLESDPRIAAARDLHDVLLIAITLSKIQVDDATTHIGTVSGKYSGPNGKRRIGVCRRNYGIASAKFQTAWELALKKSYWEMEKQAKIGTNAVVDCENGWRRGGPIQKSPLTFYNTNVSKLSGIVFLIFQKLK; encoded by the exons ATGGCCACAATGCTTACAAACCATATCTGCATTCTTATTACGTCGTTGTTATTGTTTGCTTTTCCAACAGCAAACGCCATTCCAAAAAGAGACGTCGAGAACCTATGCAGAGAGACTACTGACTTCTCCTTCTGCCTCACATCCCTCGAGTCGGATCCGCGAATAGCAGCCGCACGTGACCTCCACGACGTGCTTTTAATTGCG ATAACGCTGTCAAAAATTCAAGTGGACGACGCAACCACCCACATTGGCACAGTCAGTGGAAAGTACAGTGGTCCGAATGGAAAGAGACGGATCGGAGTTTGCAGGAGGAATTACGGAATCGCTTCGGCTAAGTTTCAGACTGCTTGGGAACTTGCACTTAAAAAATCGTATTGGGAAATGGAGAAACAGGCAAAAATTGGCACCAACGCTGTGGTCGACTGCGAAAACGGATGGAGAAGGGGTGGTCCGATACAAAAGTCTCCTCTCACTTTCTATAACACAAATGTTTCCAAGCTATCTGGAAtcgtttttcttattttccaaaAGCTTAAATAA
- the LOC104786476 gene encoding uncharacterized protein LOC104786476, whose translation MLKQFNNFRSLLLVLVLFAFSKSNAMPIKDVHSFCKETFEEDLCLKHIGSDQQRIVAARDFSDVFLIAATELQIQVNNAITHINNVRRTYVDPLGKERIAVCEKKYEIAADSFHKAWEVGQKKSKALADRVELSNRMKAGYEAVSECEGEWSKHGPKKESPLLFYYLNVIKLCQITHVIIGKTYNIGV comes from the exons ATGTTAAAACAATTCAATAATTTTCGTTCATTGTTGTTAGTATTAGTGCTCTTTGCATTCTCGAAATCAAATGCAATGCCAATCAAAGACGTACACAGTTTTTGCAAGGAGACATTCGAAGAAGATCTCTGCCTGAAACACATTGGGTCGGACCAACAACGTATAGTAGCCGCCCGCGACTTCAGTGACGTGTTTTTGATTGCG GCAACTGAACTCCAAATTCAAGTGAACAATGCGATCACGCATATCAACAATGTCCGACGAACTTATGTTGATCCTCTTGGAAAGGAGCGGATCGCAGTATgcgaaaaaaaatatgagattgcAGCCGATAGTTTTCACAAGGCTTGGGAAGTTGGACAAAAAAAGTCCAAGGCATTAGCGGACCGTGTGGAATTGTCTAACCGCATGAAAGCTGGTTATGAGGCCGTGAGCGAGTGCGAAGGCGAATGGTCAAAGCATGGTCCAAAGAAAGAGTCTCCTCTTCTTTTCTATTACCTTAACGTTATCAAATTGTGCCAAATCACTCATGTTATTATCGGCAAGACTTACAATATCGGAGTTTAA
- the LOC104789117 gene encoding B3 domain-containing protein At2g31420-like — MVESDEEDCKFWKLDMLEESAKTVLEKQKRTIVDDFPIPKNINDSSTPEWLVKVMEEWEGYDPKLIIKRKVQKTDLDKSQSCLSMHATQLETLDFLTEEETDTLEKHWNLTQKRKGKHWKKLKTDDDQEEGLKVDLVDHELNNYKVDLRKWSGNNGKWKYVLTNGWNNVIDSEMFEANDDIQVWSFRYEQGKLCLALSPPTRSAQNSSSSTPSSSCQTIA; from the coding sequence ATGGTGgaatctgatgaagaagattgTAAGTTCTGGAAGCTGGATATGTTGGAAGAATCAGCTAAAACAGTTCtcgaaaaacaaaagagaaccattgttgatgattttcCAATACCCAAAAACATCAATGATTCTTCGACACCAGAGTGGCTTGTGAAAGTGATGGAAGAATGGGAAGGATACGATCCAAAGCTGATCATAAAGAGGAAGGTGCAAAAGACAGACCTCGACAAAAGCCAGTCGTGTCTCTCAATGCATGCTACCCAACTAGAGACTTTAGATTTTTTGACAGAGGAGGAGACCGACACCCTTGAAAAGCATTGGAATTTGACccaaaaaaggaaaggaaaacATTGGAAGAAGTTGAAGACTGATGATGATCAAGAGGAAGGTTTGAAAGTGGATTTGGTGGATCATGAGTTGAATAACTATAAGGTTGATTTAAGGAAGTGGAGTGGTAACAATGGCAAGTGGAAATATGTATTAACCAATGGTTGGAACAATGTGATTGACTCCGAGATGTTTGAAGCCAATGACGACATTCAAGTCTGGTCCTTCCGTTATGAACAAGGAAAACTCTGTTTGGCTCTCTCTCCTCCGACCCGCTCCGCTCAGAACAGCTCCTCTAGTACTCCTTCCTCAAGTTGTCAAACTATTGCTTAA
- the LOC104786473 gene encoding endonuclease III homolog 1, chloroplastic-like isoform X1, whose product MSLVVNGGAVSSTLVHNAAWFYRFRTMNRQIHGAVSSSKSLSLKTQQHHPLSDSKSEPANVVSGSETRVYTRKKRLKQEPLEPLPRKGVNTHKQLRGLPDIEDFAYKKNVASPSSIFAGRSPETSITAVTSVKTVGNSPDNWVEVLEGIRQMRSYEDAPVDSMGCDKAGSFLPPTERRFAVLLGALLSSQTKDQVNNAAIHRLHQNGLLTPEAVDKADESTIRELIYPVGFYTRKATYMKKIARICLVKYNGDIPNSLDDLLSLPGIGPKMAHLILHIAWNDVQGICVDTHVHRICNRLGWVSRPGTKQKTTSPEETRVALQQWLPKEEWVAINPLLVGFGQMICTPLRPRCEACTITKLCPAAFKETSSPSSKLKKSNGRSKEL is encoded by the exons ATGAGTCTCGTTGTTAACGGAGGAGCCGTTTCTTCAACCCTTGTTCACAACGCCGCTTGGTTTTATCGATTTCGAACCATGAATCGCCAAATTCACGGAGCTGTATCTTCTTCTAAGTCCTTATCCTTGAAAACCCAACAACATCATCCTCTCTCTGATTCCAAATCAG AACCAGCCAATGTAGTTTCTGGGTCTGAGACTCGAGTGTATACCCGGAAGAAAAGGCTAAAGCAGGAACCTTTGGAGCCTCTGCCCAGAAAAGGAGTCAATACCCACAAA CAACTACGTGGTTTACCCGATATAGAAGATTTCGCTTACAAAAAGAATGTTGCATCTCCTTCATCTA TTTTTGCAGGGAGGTCACCAGAAACTAGCATCACTGCTGTGACTTCAGTCAAAACCGTAG GAAATTCGCCTGATAACTGGGTAGAAGTGCTTGAGGGTATTCGTCAAATGAGATCTTATGAAGACGCACCAGTTGATTCTATGGGATGTGATAAGGCCGGAAGCTTTCTGCCTCCTACG GAAAGAAGATTTGCTGTCTTGCTAGGAGCACTTCTTTCAAGTCAGACAAAAGATCAAGTTAATAATG CGGCAATACATCGTCTTCATCAAAATGGCCTTCTTACTCCCGAAGCCGTTGATAAAGCTGATGAATCAACCATAAGAGAATTGATCTATCCG GTTGGATTCTATACAAGGAAGGCTACATATATGAAGAAAATAGCTAGAATTTGTCTAGTGAAATATAACGGAGACATTCCAAACTCTTTGGACGACCTACTGTCTCTTCCAGGGATTGGTCCCAAGATGGCCCATCTG ATTCTGCATATAGCATGGAATGATGTACAAGGTATATGTGTGGATACACATGTGCATCGCATTTGCAATCGACTTGGTTGGGTGTCTCGACCAGGAACCAAACAG AAAACTACATCTCCGGAGGAAACAAGAGTAGCTTTGCAACAATGGCTTCCAAAAGAAGAATGGGTCGCCATTAACCCCCTCTTG gTTGGTTTTGGACAAATGATTTGCACACCGCTAAGACCTCGTTGCGAAGCCTGCACTATCACTAAGCTTTGTCCTGCTGCATTCAAAGAGACATCAAGTCCTTCATCCAAGTTGAAGAAATCTAACGGAAGAAGCAAAGAGCTATGA
- the LOC104786474 gene encoding gamma-secretase subunit APH1-like, which yields MTVAAGIGYALVALGPSLSLFVSVISRKPFLILTVLSSTLLWLVSLIILSGLWRPFLPLKANVWWPYALLVVTSVCFQEGLRFLFWKVYKRLEDVLDSFADRISRPRLFLTDKLQIALAGGLGHGVAHAVFFCLSLLTPAFGPATFYVERCSKVPFFLISAIIALAFVTIHTFSMVIAFEGYAKGNRVDQVIVPVIHLAAGMLTLVNFASEGCVIGVPLLYLVASLTLVHCGKMVWQRLLETRNQSSASR from the exons ATGACGGTCGCGGCGGGGATCGGATACGCGCTGGTGGCTCTGGGACCTTCTCTATCACTCTTCGTCTCCGTCATCTCCAGAAAGCCCTTTCTCATCCTCACTGTTCTCTCCag TACGTTGCTGTGGCTTGTGAGTCTGATCATCTTGTCAGGATTATGGAGACCATTTCTTCCTCTCAAAGCCAATGTGTGGTGGCCTTATGCTTTACTTGTTGTCACCTCTGTTTGTTTCCAGGAAGgtcttcgttttcttttctgGAAGGTTTACaa GAGGCTTGAGGATGTTTTGGATTCCTTTGCGGATCGGATCTCAAGGCCCCGTCTGTTTCTCACTGATAAGCTGCAGATTGCTCTTG CTGGTGGCTTAGGTCATGGTGTGGCACATgctgtcttcttttgtttgagCCTCTTAACTCCAGCGTTTGGTCCAGCCACATTCTATGTCGAAAGATGTTCCAAGGTGCCATTTTTTCTCATCTCTG CAATCATTGCTCTTGCATTTGTTACGATCCACACATTCTCGATGGTCATTGCTTTCGAAGGGTATGCAAAAGGGAACAGAGTAGATCAAGTAATAGTTCCAGTCATACACCTTGCTGCTGGAATGTTG ACATTGGTGAATTTTGCATCGGAAGGTTGTGTGATCGGTGTTCCTCTTCTTTACCTTGTGGCATCCTTGACTCTTGTGCATTGTGGAAAAATGGTTTGGCAAAGGTTGTTAGAAACCCGGAACCAAAGCAGCGCCTCACGGTAA
- the LOC104789116 gene encoding putative B3 domain-containing protein At2g31460: MDTTPVPDLVSEAMKTLNGYDAKLVIPKKTLFASDFATKQSRLNFNVKLMNGFLSQEEQKTLSAKRSVGLRVAVLVAVNPPTKIRVIELHKREKSYSFVKGWKKLIDDNVKTLDVGDSFSLWGFRTTGVVQVVRDCERDDLCDLEQTSLCFAIVPVKDSGNDDLPGEKESALPAETESALPGEKESALPAETESALPGEKESALPAEKESALPGETKSADWFNETQEFNHIPFDPNDTQGYLPGETEDFGCNEDGSIRDD; the protein is encoded by the coding sequence ATGGACACGACGCCGGTGCCGGATTTAGTCTCGGAGGCAATGAAGACGTTGAATGGTTATGACGCAAAACTTGTCATTCCAAAGAAAACGTTGTTTGCTAGTGATTTTGCTACTAAACAGTCACGGCTAAACTTCAATGTGAAGCTAATGAATGGTTTCTTGAGTCAAGAAGAGCAAAAGACGTTGTCCGCGAAGCGTTCCGTTGGTTTGAGAGTTGCTGTTCTTGTAGCTGTAAATCCTCCAACTAAAATTCGAGTGATAGAGTTACACAAGCGCGAGAAAAGTTACTCCTTTGTTAAAGGCTGGAAAAAGCTGATTGACGACAACGTTAAGACGCTCGACGTGGGTGATTCTTTCTCGTTATGGGGTTTTCGAACGACAGGAGTGGTACAAGTTGTTCGTGATTGTGAAAGAGACGATCTTTGTGATTTGGAGCAAACTAGTCTTTGTTTTGCTATTGTTCCTGTCAAAGATTCTGGTAACGACGATCTTCCTGGCGAAAAAGAGTCTGCTCTTCCTGCCGAAACAGAGTCTGCTCTTCCTGGCGAAAAAGAGTCTGCTCTTCCTGCCGAAACAGAGTCTGCTCTTCCTGGCGAAAAAGAGTCTGCTCTTCCTGCGGAAAAAGAGTCTGCTCTTCCTGGCGAAACAAAGTCTGCTGACTGGTTCAATGAGACTCAAGAGTTCAATCACATTCCCTTTGATCCAAACGACACTCAAGGATATCTTCCGGGGGAAACGGAGGATTTTGGTTGCAATGAGGACGGGTCCATTCGTGATGATTGA